AGGACTTCTGCTCCTCTGCCACATAGGCACGGTATTCGTCCATGCTGGCAATCCACGCACTTCCAAGCTTAGGCTCTGCTTCATCGTATCCAGCAGCTGCTGCCTTGAGGAAGCTGTAGTGAGGTCTTCCTGCCGGGTGTACCTGCTGGGGAGTCAGCGCAGCAACCTTTTCTCTCCAGGAATGCTCTTCGGCCTTCCCGAGTCCAAGCAGATCAAAAGAGAAGGTCAGGTCCTGCCATAAGGCATCGCGGGTCTTCATCGCAACCCGCGCCGTCCGGTGTGCCGCCCCTTCGGCTGGCGCCATAATCCGGTTGATCGCCGCGGTCGTTGGATGCGGCGATACCGGCAGCACCGCTTCGCCCAGCAAGGCGTTGGCGAAGGAGGACTTCCCGGCGCTGAAGGCACCAAACAGCGCCAGGGTAAAGGTACCGCCCGCAAGCGACGCCGCGCGGGCGGTGAGCCCCCGTACCGCCGATTTCATGGCGGTATACGGGGCTACAAGGGCAGCCGCCTGCGTAAGGCCGGCTGCCGCAGCGGCTAGCCGCTCGTGCCTGCGAGCGGCCAGCGGCGCATGCGCGAGCCTCGTGCGGGGCTCGCGTGCTGCGGCCGGAATATCAGCCGATGTGGACATGGCTGATATTCCGGCGGAGGCTGTGCCGAGCTGCTCAGGCACAGCAGGGGCCGTGACCGCAGGCAGCGCACCTGCGGTCAGCTGGTCTTTTGCCGGCAGCAGAGCCTGCACGGCAGCGGACATCGCGGCGATCTCCTGCTCGATCGCCGTTAACGCCTCGGCTGCAGCAGATTGTTTGCGGAGCTCTTCAAGCTCCCTTAACAGCTCTCCATGTTTATCTGCAGCCGCAGACTTTAATCCCTCCAGCAGCTGTTCGGCAAGCTCCAGGGCAGACTTGCGGTACCTTGCAATGAGCTCGGCTCGAAGCTCTTTACAATAATTCAGCACATACTCACCCGTTACGGTTCCGTCTGGAGTGCTTTTCGAGGTGATTAGCCCTTCATCGATACTGTACAGCTGTTCATCCAGCTTCTGATCCCACTCCTCATTCCACAGCTCGTGCGTATGGCCCAATTGGCGGAGCAAGGTTCTCAAATGAAATGCTGCCTGGCCTTCTGCCTGCTTGCTGAACAAGGACCAGAATTGATTGAAGCGTTCCTGCTTCTCCTGTTCCGTCTTGCCCGCCGAAAAGAGAAACCCCACCTTAAAGCCAGGGCGCCGGCTCTCGATGTACTTCCCAGCTGCCTCTCTGACATCGGCAGGCGTCAAATTAGCGTTCTGAAGCAGACGATCCACTTCATCTCGAATCCGGTTGAGTTCAAGCTGCGGGAGCTCTGTGACTGCCTGAATTTCTTGTTCAATCGCTTGCTTTCGGGCAGCAAGCCTCGCGGCGCCTTCTTCTCCACCGAGCTCTGTCAGGAGCCCTCCTTTGCGTTCCTCTCTTCCATCCTCATATCTCATAAGAAATTGCTTCGAAATATGAATCGCCGAGGATGCCAGGCTGTGATTCAACAGATCAGTTCGAATGGACAACAGCTTCTCTATTACGTCCGGAAGGACATTCAGCTGGTTATATGGATGTTCAGGCTTCCGCAGAGTTGTAAACAACAGCCCAGCGTAAGAGACTTCCCAAGCGTTAAACGCAGCTTCTACCGCAGCCCGGTACTCAGCAAAAGACAGCTCCTCATCTCGATGCTTGTCAATTTGAGTTACAATTAAATAGAGCGGCTTGCCCCAATCTGACAGACTTTTCGCAAAAGTGAGATTATTCTCGGATTGGACATGGTTATAATCCATCACATAGAACACCGCATCCGCCAAATGCAGTGCTGAATCGGTCGCTTGCTTGTGAGCGCCATCCGTTGAATCCACTCCAGGCGTATCCAGCAGAACTGCTCGTTCCTGGAGAAGTCCGACCTGCTCCCACACTTCAATATAAGCATACTGCTCTCCGTTCTTGCAGTACTCGTCCAGCTCATCGGGTGACACGGTAATGGGATACAGGCTCGCAGCATTCACGGCATCTATCTCATGGTTAGGTTGATCCGAAAGCTCTCCTTGATTCGAAATGGGTGCAGTTCGATGAATCTTCGCTTGTCTCGGACCATTCCGGATGGCTACGACATTCGCACTTGTCGGCACTGGACTCGAAGGCAGTACTTTTTTGCCGCATAAGCGGTTAATGAGACTCGATTTTCCTGCCGAAAAATGTCCGCAAAACGCCAGGGTCAGTTCACCTGCCTCTGCCTTTCCTTGAAGATCGGCAATTGACGCTGCAGCCTTCGAATCATCATGGTCTAGGAAGAGCTTCTGCAAATCTTGTAAACGCATACGTAAATCGTCGTTCTGTCTCTTTACACTCGTCAGCATGTCCTCTAAAGACTCCTTCTCTTCATCTCGTTAAATATGTATATTTTATCACTGACCTTGATAGAAATGAACCACCGCGGCTCAAAATGTTCTTCATACCAAATAACCGGGTACCTAATGAAAGGTGCCCGGTCAAAGTATGATCTATTGCCTATAGCGGCTCAGCTGTTAAATCGCTTAAGCTGAAAACGCTTCGTTAAACTGCATTTTCCATCGCAGGAAGCAGGATTTCGAACACTTGTCCATGCTGAAGAATGGTAATATTTCTGCTCTTGTCCTTCATTACAACCACTTCAGGCTTCTGAGACATGCGCTCCAAATAATGCTCGGGTACATCTCCGGAATGGCTCACTGTGATGCCCTCGATTTCTTTTTCTTCATTTTCGCTCATTTCAGTTGAAACGATCTCTTCAAAAATATCAGAAAAAGCTTCAAATTGGTCAGTATACACGGAAATACATTTCATGGTTAACTCATCCTCTACTATTCATTTGCAATTTTTTTAGGTAAAGCAGATGAACTACGTTCCTTATCTTTCCTGATTTGGGACGTTTTCATACGCTTCTTGCCCTCACGGCATACATCGAGAAGCGGGCACACCTGGCATTTGGGAGCCTGCGCTTTGCAGTGGTATCGACCAAAGAAGATTAATCGATGATGCGTAAGGGTCCATTCATCCATAGGAACTCTCTTCATCAGCTTCTTCTCGACCTCAAGCACAGAATCCTTCCAATTCACCAATCCCAGCCGTTTCGATACACGCTCAACGTGAGTATCTACCGCTATGGCTGGGACTCCGAATGCGTTTGAAACGACCACATTCGCCGTCTTACGGCCCACTCCCGGGAGCAGAACCAGCTCATCATGCCTGCTAGGAACTTCTCCTCTGTACTGTTCAATTAATATCCGGCACAAATTTTGTATATGCTTTGCCTTGTTCCTGTACAATCCGATTCTCCGAATATCCTGCTCGAGCTCTTCGAGCGGCACGGAGACATAATCCTCCGGTGTTTTGTACTTCTGGAATAGATCGGCTGTCACTTTATTCACAGTCTCATCCGTACATTGTGCAGATAACAATACAGCAATGGTGAGTTCAAACGCGTTGCTGTGGTTCAATTCACAATGAGCGTCTGGAAACATATTTGCGATCGTATCAAGAATGTGACGTACTGTCGCTGCATTCATGAAGAGCTTACCTCCCACAAAAAAAACGTCTTGATACGTTTGGTCCGTATCAAGACGGTCATTCTTTCGCTTGCCGTTTAAAGAAATGACTACTGTTTAGAAATCTCGATAACTACGTTATTGAGCAGATACACTACAATATTATCATTATCTTTGAGAGATTGCACGCTTAAAGTCGTGTCTCCTTCATGAATGTAAACATTTGGTGACAAATTAAAGCGATAGTTATTGTCTGTCATGGATGCACGCTTGACCTGCAATTCATTTGCTGCAACATTGTACTTCCAGAACGTTTTGCTAAGCGGTGTCAGCACCTGGAATACAGGTGTTCCATCAGCATCCTTAGTCACAATTACATGATCTCCTTCAATCAGTGTACTCATGCTGCTTGAAGTCGTTCCGTTCTTCACAACCTTCACTTTAC
This sequence is a window from Paenibacillus urinalis. Protein-coding genes within it:
- a CDS encoding dynamin family protein; the protein is MLTSVKRQNDDLRMRLQDLQKLFLDHDDSKAAASIADLQGKAEAGELTLAFCGHFSAGKSSLINRLCGKKVLPSSPVPTSANVVAIRNGPRQAKIHRTAPISNQGELSDQPNHEIDAVNAASLYPITVSPDELDEYCKNGEQYAYIEVWEQVGLLQERAVLLDTPGVDSTDGAHKQATDSALHLADAVFYVMDYNHVQSENNLTFAKSLSDWGKPLYLIVTQIDKHRDEELSFAEYRAAVEAAFNAWEVSYAGLLFTTLRKPEHPYNQLNVLPDVIEKLLSIRTDLLNHSLASSAIHISKQFLMRYEDGREERKGGLLTELGGEEGAARLAARKQAIEQEIQAVTELPQLELNRIRDEVDRLLQNANLTPADVREAAGKYIESRRPGFKVGFLFSAGKTEQEKQERFNQFWSLFSKQAEGQAAFHLRTLLRQLGHTHELWNEEWDQKLDEQLYSIDEGLITSKSTPDGTVTGEYVLNYCKELRAELIARYRKSALELAEQLLEGLKSAAADKHGELLRELEELRKQSAAAEALTAIEQEIAAMSAAVQALLPAKDQLTAGALPAVTAPAVPEQLGTASAGISAMSTSADIPAAAREPRTRLAHAPLAARRHERLAAAAAGLTQAAALVAPYTAMKSAVRGLTARAASLAGGTFTLALFGAFSAGKSSFANALLGEAVLPVSPHPTTAAINRIMAPAEGAAHRTARVAMKTRDALWQDLTFSFDLLGLGKAEEHSWREKVAALTPQQVHPAGRPHYSFLKAAAAGYDEAEPKLGSAWIASMDEYRAYVAEEQKSCFVDSIDLYYNCELTSQGIILVDTPGADSINARHTGVTFNYMKNADALVFVTYYNHAFSQGDRQFLNQLGRVKDAKSLDNMFFVINAADLASSEEELELVKEHVTNQLQHNGVRVPKVYPVSSLLALQAKQQGDEAKLDASRFTVFERAFSHFAGDELPDLAIHAASKEVGYVRQRVEQWIRDARQGEAERLARKQKLTDIKQHGLELLSAYGSSNKDAEIAQEMKELLFHVGQRISYRMSEFMSEAFHPSVLREDQGDLKGIFHASGRELLRILYLEIEQELLATTLRMESKGQRLTQEEAERTSRRLAEISDGIQVYSEVTGHWETPTLKRTDVKEPIAWKNVWKYFKNPKHFFEGPGRKQLQAALEPELKALLLQELEHNEAYLITYFQDLTRASLMDHKERMEEQWSEEIAGLIGALEYASDIHTLEELVTRLNEAQESLI
- the nth gene encoding endonuclease III yields the protein MNAATVRHILDTIANMFPDAHCELNHSNAFELTIAVLLSAQCTDETVNKVTADLFQKYKTPEDYVSVPLEELEQDIRRIGLYRNKAKHIQNLCRILIEQYRGEVPSRHDELVLLPGVGRKTANVVVSNAFGVPAIAVDTHVERVSKRLGLVNWKDSVLEVEKKLMKRVPMDEWTLTHHRLIFFGRYHCKAQAPKCQVCPLLDVCREGKKRMKTSQIRKDKERSSSALPKKIANE